The proteins below come from a single Aspergillus oryzae RIB40 DNA, chromosome 5 genomic window:
- a CDS encoding uncharacterized protein (pattern-formation protein/guanine nucleotide exchange factor) — MSSSSLPIAVDPVALVTTECITVTSAMRKHARWAHSSVSAILGGGAASRVYDRDTSAPPSPRNGTSTSRSKSRPSAVDEDHALANRWGLRGKKGKSMQDNPLISAFSRLRSDLKDCRDIRTFDTPALLHPFLQVIRSSSTSAAITSLALVALTKFFAYNIISQDSPRLSMAMQLLSAAITHCRFEASDSAADEIVLLRILKLMEGILSRPEGDLLGDESVCEMMETGLSMCCQVRLSEVLRRSAEMAMVNMCQVIFMRLSHLDVAADLDAPDPAVGDSEPTNLKMDPSVDGNTVTSQHLSAMGADTATPDRERNSGDEPSEPALSGTAVTAPPNPQDDLGDEVKPYSLASIKELFRVLIDLLDPHNRQHTDPMRVMALRIIDVALEVAGPSITRHPSLATLAQNDLCRHLFQLVRSENMPILTGSLKVAGTLLLTCRSALKLQQELYLSYLVACLHPRVEIPKEPGIDPALYSGVPQAPKLVKPSPSQTNSGRSTPVPVKDRQKLGLEGGSRKPEAREAMVESIGVLARIPSFMVELFINYDCDVDRADLCEDMVGLLSRSAFPDSATWSTTNVPPLCLDALLGYVQFIFDRLDDEPVHEGFPSIELLRSQRRTKRTIIHGAQKFNEDPKGGIAYLAAQGVVENPDDPTSVAKFLRQTTRISKKVLGEFISKRNNEQLLDAFVDLLDFSGKTVVDGLRDLLGAFRLPGESPLIERIITTFTEKFMQKAQPPEVADKDALFVLTYAIIMLNTELYNPNVKSANRMSCADFSKNLRGVNAGKDFAPEFLQQIYDSIKQNEIILPDEHDNKHAFDFAWRELLLKSTTAGELAIGETNIYDAEMFEATWKPVVATLSYVFMSASDDAVYSRVVTGFDQCAQIAARYGLTEAFDRIVFCLASISTLATDKPPSTSLNTEVQAGKQRVMVSELAVKFGRDFRAQLATVVLFRVLAGNEATVQRSWEYIVRILSNLFINSLIPPFDTSLNAELEIPPIPLQPPSQVVDRDVRGNEAGLLSAFTSYLSSYAADDPPEPSDEELDNTLCTVDCVTACSINDVLANIKSLPLSTVSTVVDTVLTLLPEESAPAVIVVKSERPSRSANGRLDANKSNYDPGMIYLLELATILALRDQTTLEAVGERLLASLQAFMRDARNLHPLALSRIIYYLLNLLRLSHDQPFMRVPVILHGISGFDQDILESVALPVIEGLSRCVSHAGLLGNEITISPDFWSILQRLHQHKESAPFVFGLLQTIVNATPPIITGDNYESAVSLANDFVSAGSVGYLEERQRDAHSRRSKGVKPPKSSTENEVVTRGLTAINMIYHLSQRAPALIKQSHLEEDEAWSAYWSPIFHSLTAQCINPCRDIRHNAVSTLQRSLLSVDINSSNEKEWTAIFEQVLFPLTLRLLKPEVFHSDPLGMGETRVQVATLVCKIFLRYLDQLPNPSGMLDLWLKILDILDRMMNSGQGDSMEEAIPESLKNIILVMADGGYLVPPSQDADKEQIWTETRKRLERFLPDLFKEIFPEMPPAQSTLTPTAPSPDLPMDDTPADEQPKEDQRSSDITEGGDGNDEQKDE; from the exons atgtcatcctcctctttgcCCATTGCGGTCGATCCGGTCGCGTTGGTGACTACAGAATGTATCACCGTCACCTCGGCTATGCGCAAGCATGCTCGCTGGGCTCATTCCTCAGTCTCAGCCATATTGGGCGGTGGTGCGGCCTCTCGAGTCTACGATCGCGATACATCTGCTCCCCCTAGCCCCCGCAATGGTACTTCAACGTCTCGCTCCAAGTCCAGGCCATCCGccgtcgatgaagatcaCGCCCTGGCAAACCGATGGGGTctgaggggaaagaaaggcaagagCATGCAGGACAATCCGCTCATATCTGCTTTTTCACGACTACGGAGTGATCTGAAGGACTGCAGAGACATTAGGACCTTTGACACACCCGCTTTGCTTCATCCATTCCTACAAGTGATTCGTTCCTCATCGACCTCCGCCGCAATTACCTCTCTGGCATTGGTCGCGCTGACCAAGTTCTTTGCCTATAATATTATCAGCCAGGACTCTCCGCGACTGTCCATGGCGATGCAGCTTCTGTCCGCCGCAATCACCCATTGCCGATTCGAAGCCAGTGACTCCGCTGCGGATGAAATCGTCCTCCTGAGGATCCTTAAATTGATGGAGGGCATCTTGTCTCGGCCGGAGGGCGACTTGCTTGGTGACGAGAGTGTCTGCGAAATGATGGAGACTGGCCTAAGCATGTGCTGTCAAGTCCGCCTGTCGGAAGTCCTGCGGAGATCGGCTGAGATGGCTATGGTCAACATGTGTCAGGTTATCTTTATGCGACTATCGCACTTAGACGTAGCAGCCGACTTGGATGCCCCGGACCCTGCCGTGGGCGACAGTGAGCCGACCAATCTCAAAATGGACCCTTCTGTCGATGGGAACACAGTCACCTCCCAACACCTTTCCGCCATGGGTGCGGACACTGCGACACCGGATCGTGAACGTAACAGTGGGGATGAACCTTCGGAGCCAGCGCTTAGTGGAACTGCTGTTACAGCTCCCCCCAACCCGCAGGacgatctcggagatgaagTCAAGCCATATTCCCTAGCTTCTATCAAGGAGCTATTCCGTGTGTTGATCGACCTTTTGGACCCCCATAACCGGCAACATACAGATCCGATGAGAGTTATGGCGCTAAGGATTATCGATGTGGCTCTGGAAGTCGCGGGCCCTTCTATTACCAGACACCCCAGCTTGGCTACGTTAGCTCAGAATGATCTCTGCCGGCACCTCTTCCAGCTGGTTCGGTCCGAGAACATGCCGATACTGACCGGGTCCCTTAAGGTCGCCGGTACGTTGCTGTTGACCTGTCGCTCCGCCCTGAAACTCCAGCAAGAACTATACCTTTCATACTTGGTCGCCTGTCTCCATCCACGGGTTGAAATACCGAAAGAGCCGGGTATTGATCCGGCCCTCTACAGTGGAGTACCGCAGGCGCCTAAGCTGGTAAAACCCTCTCCTTCACAAACTAACAGTGGAAGATCCACGCCAGTACCGGTGAAAGATAGGCAGAAACTAGGCCTGGAGGGGGGTTCCAGGAAGCCCGAGGCTCGAGAAGCCATGGTGGAAAGCATCGGCGTGCTAGCAAGAATTCCGAGCTTCATGGTGGAGCTATTTATTAACTATGACTGCGATGTTGACCGAGCGGACCTTTGTGAGGATATGGTCGGGTTGCTATCACGGAGTGCGTTCCCCGACTCCGCCACATGGAGCACGACCAACGTGCCACCACTCTGTTTGGATGCGCTTTTAGGCTACGTCCAGTTCATATTTGATAGATTGGATGATGAACCGGTACATGAAGGCTTTCCGTCAATTGAGCTCCTGAGGAGCCAGCGTAGAACGAAGAGGACGATCATCCACGGCGCCCAGAAATTCAATGAGGACCCCAAGGGTGGAATCGCTTATCTTGCAGCACAGGGTGTCGTCGAGAATCCAGATGATCCTACTTCGGTGGCCAAGTTCCTGAGACAAACGACCCGCATCTCCAAGAAAGTCCTGGGTGAATTCATCTCCAAACGGAACAACGAGCAGCTTCTGGATGCGTTCGTCGATCTCCTCGATTTTTCAGGGAAAACGGTGGTTGATGGGCTTAGGGATCTTCTTGGCGCATTCCGTTTGCCTGGCGAATCCCCTCTTATTGAGAGGATTATAACGACATTTACGGAGAAGTTCATGCAAAAAGCACAGCCTCCAGAGGTTGCTGATAAAGACGCATTATTTGTCCTAACATATGCCATTATCATGCTGAACACAGAGCTTTATAACCCCAACGTCAAGTCAGCCAATCGCATGTCCTGTGCAGACTTCTCAAAGAACCTGCGAGGAGTCAACGCAGGAAAAGACTTCGCTCCCGAGTTCCTTCAACAGATCTACGACTCTATTAAACAGAACGAGATTATCTTGCCGGATGAGCATGATAATAAACATGCATTTGACTTTGCATGGCGGGAGCTCTTGTTAAAGTCAACTACCGCTGGAGAACTGGCAATCGGTGAGACAAACATCTACGACGCGGAAATGTTTGAAGCGACTTGGAAACCCGTTGTTGCTACCCTTTCGTACGTCTTTATGTCTGCCTCTGACGATGCTGTATATTCTCGTGTCGTCACGGGCTTCGATCAATGCGCCCAAATAGCTGCTCGATATGGACTGACGGAGGCATTTGATCGCATCGTCTTTTGCCTCGCCTCCATCAGCACGTTGGCGACAGACAAGCCTCCAAGCACCTCTCTTAACACAGAGGTACAGGCCGGCAAGCAACGTGTCATGGTCAGCGAGCTGGCCGTGAAGTTTGGAAGGGATTTCCGAGCACAGCTGGCTACAGTGGTTCTCTTCCGGGTGCTTGCTGGCAACGAAGCTACAGTGCAACGAAGCTGGGAGTATATTGTCCGGATTCTCAGCAATCTGTTCATCAATTCCCTTATTCCGCCATTCGACACCAGCCTTAATGCTGAACTTGAGATCCCCCCGATTCCCTTGCAGCCCCCGTCACAAGTTGTGGACCGTGATGTGCGAGGAAATGAAGCCGGGTTACTCTCTGCTTTTACATCTTACCTTTCCAGTTATGCGGCCGATGATCCCCCGGAGCCGTCGGACGAGGAGCTTGACAACACCCTTTGCACTGTGGACTGTGTAACAGCGTGTTCGATCAATGACGTTTTGGCTAATATCAA GTCACTGCCCTTGTCGACGGTTTCCACAGTCGTGGATACGGTGTTGACACTCTTGCCTGAAGAGTCTGCTCCAGCAGTCATTGTCGTAAAATCGGAACGACCGTCGAGGTCGGCAAATGGCAGACTCGACGCTAACAAGTCAAACTATGATCCTGGAATGATATATCTCCTAGAACTAGCGACCATCCTAGCCCTTCGCGATCAAACAACACTAGAGGCAGTTGGCGAGAGACTACTGGCTTCCTTACAAGCCTTCATGCGAGATGCGAGAAACTTACACCCCCTGGCTTTGTCGCGAATCATTTATTATCTGTTGAATTTGCTACGGTTGAGCCAT GATCAACCTTTCATGCGGGTTCCTGTCATTCTCCACGGAATATCAGGCTTTGATCAGGACATTTTGGAGAGTGTCGCTCTTCCCGTGATTGAAGGGCTTTCGCGTTGCGTTTCGCATGCAGGCCTTTTGGGGAATGAAATCACAATTTCGCCTGATTTCTGGTCAATCCTTCAGAGGCTGCATCAGCACAAAGAGTCTGCCCCTTTCGTTTTTGGTCTCCTCCAAACCATTGTGAACGCGACGCCACCCATCATCACTGGGGATAATTATGAGTCCGCTGTAAGCCTTGCAAACGATTTCGTTAGCGCAGGTAGTGTAGGCTACCTTGAGGAACGGCAACGAGATGCACACTCTCGGCGCTCCAAAGGTGTTAAGCCGCCAAAGTCCAG CACTGAAAATGAAGTCGTTACTCGTGGGTTAACAGCCATTAATATGATCTATCATTTAAGCCAACGGGCCCCTGCGCTTATCAAGCAGTCgcatcttgaagaagacgaag CCTGGTCCGCCTATTGGTCTCCGATTTTCCATTCTTTGACGGCACAGTGCATTAACCCTTGCCGGGACATCCGGCACAATGCAGTGTCGACTCTGCAGCGGTCGCTCCTTTCGGTTGATATTAACTCGTCCAACGAGAAGGAGTGGACCGCAATCTTCGAACAGGTCCTCTTCCCACTAACTCTCCGACTGTTGAAGCCGGAGGTCTTCCACTCTGACCCTCTCGGAATGGGCGAGACCCGGGTTCAGGTAGCCACTTTGGTCTGCAAGATCTTCTTACGTTATCTCGATCAACTTCCGAATCCTAGTGGAATGCTCGACCTGTGGCTCAAGATACTCGATATCCTTGACCGGATGATGAATAGTGGCCAGGGAGACAGTATG GAGGAGGCTATTCCAGAAAGTCTCAAGAATATCATTTTGGTCATGGCTGATGGAGGCTATCTGGTTCCACCGTCGCAAGACGCCGACAAGGAACAGATCTGGACCGAAACTAGAAAGCGCCTGGAAAGATTTCTACCAGATTTATTCAAAGAGATCTTTCCTGAAATGCCTCCCGCACAATCCACACTAACACCAACAGCCCCATCCCCAGATTTGCCGATGGACGACACTCCCGCTGACGAACAACCCAAGGAGGACCAACGATCCTCAGATATCACagaaggtggtgatggtaATGACGAACAAAAAGATGAGTAA